The Candidatus Hydrogenedentota bacterium genome includes a window with the following:
- a CDS encoding SUMF1/EgtB/PvdO family nonheme iron enzyme produces the protein MQTRKLRNVTMVALAAVCVTFCAFGQEEIADQLYEKGPTFQATVLQTHAKYDAWKKSQPKDGAPVLGPWYITAPLKASAFSDSFFPEQGIDLGAKSPEGQPLWTQCDMDLWADGKIHDLRSDGSSSATYLYRTITSPKALSVVAGIGSDDGVELWLNGAKVHSNEVARATNPEEDKVSLALNAGENALLMKVYNIGGGYSYYFTLSNDPAYSIWKRIAADFPSEFAWIQRDLPRHSYVKLFNGSDIPGEYKRTITTVARGTDKLKDPLLAELETLDKGGASIDDSRWLDLYLKACKIRDAAAILKPIDLAAMRRSVEFLAQEYPSKYTKSASYLERIKAYDEGMAELLTTMVSDPDRARQTVEEIVAFQREVLLDNPLLDFDQMLIVKRAENSLGLPQNWQGNCAISSRGYDNEIATLSPLRPDGELKTLYKPEAGAFVGDIDLHFDANKMLFSMPGSNGRWQIWEMGADGTNLRQVTPGVEPDVDNYDACYLPDERIMFASTRCFQGVPCVGGSNTVANLCRMDQDGQNIRQLCFDQDHNWCPTVLNNGRLMYSRWEYSDTPHYFSRLLFHMNPDGTNQVAYYGSNSYWPNSIFYARPIPGSPSAVVAIVSGHHGVPRMGELVVIDPGKSRFESSGVVQRIPGYGEKVEPKIMDTLVDEVWPKFLHPYPLSDKYFLVSCKINPESPWSIYLVDIFNNMIPLKTLPGFSLFEPVPFRATPRPPVIPDRVKPEQSDATVYVADVYKGQGLKGVPRGTVKSMRLFEIYYTYPQMGGHINIGVEGPWDVHRILGTVPVYDDGSAYFTVPANIPIALQPLDAEGRALQVMRSWFVGMPGEAVSCIGCHEQQNMTPPASPTLASRRAPDAIAPWNGPARGFSFKRDVQPMLDKYCVGCHNGTERSDGKAIPDLSRKEKNGWSNFTPSYLALHPYVRRPGPESDYHMPTPTEFHASTSELIQMLEKGHHGVKLDADAWQRLYTWIDLNVPDHGTWSEQATIPGNFHQRRLEMRTQFAGRPEDPEVIPEMPQDLGPAVMPAASTPAQPDGLACNGWPFDTATAKALQASTGGQGRRMIALGNGVNMELALIPAGEFVMGSENGSADEMPRTVVKIDTPFWMGVTEVTNAQFHQFNPAHDNGVVDQHNKDHTTPGYPTQDPNFPVIRVTWEEARTFCNWIAGRVGEPCTLPTEAQWEWACRAGAETPFWYGTMDADFSTCANLADAAIRLLAVAGINPQPIQNPSPYEDFLPKDSRFNDGCRIVTGVAAYQPNAWGLYDMHGNVAEWTSSTYKPYPYAAADGREDADLSAKKVVRGGSWIDRPFRASSSFRLAYEAWRPVHNVGFRVIIPVSNTTKTAKREP, from the coding sequence TCACCGAAAGCCTTGTCGGTCGTCGCAGGAATCGGCAGCGACGACGGCGTAGAGCTATGGCTCAACGGCGCTAAAGTACACTCCAATGAAGTCGCTCGCGCCACAAATCCCGAGGAGGACAAAGTTTCGCTTGCCTTGAACGCCGGCGAGAATGCCCTCCTCATGAAGGTTTACAACATTGGCGGAGGCTATTCTTACTATTTCACGCTGTCGAACGATCCGGCTTACTCAATCTGGAAACGGATCGCCGCAGATTTCCCCAGTGAGTTCGCTTGGATTCAACGCGACTTGCCACGTCACAGCTACGTAAAGCTATTCAACGGGTCTGACATTCCGGGCGAGTACAAGCGAACCATCACGACAGTTGCCCGCGGCACTGACAAACTCAAGGACCCGCTGCTGGCCGAATTGGAGACGCTGGACAAAGGGGGCGCCTCAATAGACGATTCGCGTTGGCTGGACTTGTATTTGAAGGCATGTAAGATTCGGGATGCCGCCGCGATCTTGAAGCCAATCGACTTGGCCGCCATGCGCCGCAGCGTAGAGTTCCTGGCACAGGAATATCCCTCGAAATACACCAAGTCCGCCTCGTACCTGGAACGGATTAAAGCCTATGACGAAGGCATGGCCGAACTGCTGACTACCATGGTCAGCGACCCGGACCGCGCGCGTCAGACGGTAGAAGAGATTGTAGCGTTTCAGCGTGAAGTCTTGTTGGATAATCCGCTCCTCGACTTCGACCAGATGTTGATCGTCAAACGTGCGGAGAACAGCCTGGGGTTGCCGCAGAACTGGCAAGGCAACTGTGCAATTTCCTCTCGTGGTTATGACAACGAAATTGCCACTCTGTCGCCCTTACGGCCCGACGGCGAATTGAAGACCTTGTACAAGCCCGAGGCTGGTGCATTTGTCGGCGACATCGATCTCCACTTCGATGCGAACAAGATGCTCTTCTCCATGCCCGGCAGCAATGGGCGCTGGCAGATCTGGGAAATGGGCGCCGACGGAACGAACCTCCGTCAAGTGACGCCCGGCGTCGAACCCGACGTCGATAACTACGACGCCTGTTACCTGCCCGATGAGCGCATCATGTTCGCATCCACGCGCTGCTTCCAAGGCGTACCGTGCGTCGGCGGAAGCAACACCGTCGCAAACCTGTGCCGCATGGATCAGGACGGCCAAAACATCCGCCAGCTTTGCTTCGACCAAGACCACAATTGGTGTCCTACCGTTCTGAACAACGGACGCTTAATGTATAGCCGTTGGGAGTACTCGGATACGCCACACTACTTCAGCCGGCTCCTCTTCCACATGAACCCGGACGGCACGAATCAAGTCGCTTACTACGGCAGCAATTCGTACTGGCCCAACTCCATCTTCTATGCGCGCCCCATCCCCGGAAGCCCTTCCGCGGTAGTTGCGATCGTGTCGGGGCACCACGGTGTTCCGCGCATGGGCGAGTTGGTAGTTATCGATCCTGGCAAGAGCCGTTTCGAGAGCAGCGGCGTCGTTCAGCGAATTCCCGGTTACGGCGAAAAGGTCGAACCGAAAATCATGGATACGCTGGTCGACGAGGTTTGGCCGAAATTCCTGCACCCGTATCCGCTGAGCGACAAATACTTCCTCGTGTCATGCAAGATCAATCCAGAATCGCCTTGGAGCATCTATCTCGTTGACATTTTCAACAATATGATTCCGCTCAAGACGCTGCCCGGCTTTTCGCTTTTCGAGCCCGTACCTTTCCGTGCGACACCGCGTCCCCCGGTCATTCCCGATCGCGTGAAACCGGAACAATCCGATGCAACGGTGTATGTCGCCGACGTCTACAAGGGACAAGGCCTGAAGGGAGTCCCCCGCGGCACCGTCAAGAGCATGCGTCTCTTCGAGATTTACTACACCTATCCCCAGATGGGCGGTCACATTAATATCGGCGTTGAAGGCCCATGGGATGTTCATCGTATTCTGGGAACTGTCCCCGTATACGACGATGGTTCCGCGTACTTCACCGTACCTGCCAATATACCTATCGCGCTTCAGCCTCTGGACGCCGAAGGCCGCGCGCTGCAGGTAATGCGGAGCTGGTTTGTAGGAATGCCCGGCGAAGCTGTTTCGTGCATCGGTTGCCACGAACAGCAGAACATGACGCCGCCGGCCTCGCCGACCTTGGCATCGCGTCGCGCTCCCGATGCCATCGCGCCGTGGAACGGTCCCGCGCGCGGGTTCAGTTTCAAGCGCGATGTACAGCCCATGCTCGACAAGTACTGTGTCGGGTGCCACAACGGAACAGAGCGCTCGGACGGCAAGGCGATACCGGATCTCTCTCGCAAAGAGAAGAATGGCTGGAGCAATTTCACTCCGTCGTATCTTGCGTTGCATCCCTACGTGCGCAGACCCGGACCCGAGAGCGACTATCACATGCCTACGCCCACCGAATTCCACGCAAGTACCAGCGAGCTTATACAGATGCTGGAAAAGGGTCACCACGGTGTGAAACTGGACGCTGATGCATGGCAACGGCTCTATACGTGGATCGACCTGAATGTACCCGACCACGGCACTTGGTCGGAGCAGGCGACGATCCCCGGCAACTTCCATCAGCGCCGGCTTGAAATGAGGACTCAATTCGCGGGACGTCCTGAGGATCCTGAGGTTATCCCGGAGATGCCTCAAGACTTGGGTCCCGCCGTTATGCCGGCGGCTTCGACGCCGGCACAGCCCGATGGTCTCGCGTGCAATGGGTGGCCGTTTGACACAGCCACGGCAAAGGCCTTGCAGGCCTCGACAGGCGGCCAAGGCAGACGCATGATCGCCCTCGGCAACGGGGTGAACATGGAATTAGCCCTGATTCCAGCCGGCGAGTTCGTGATGGGGAGTGAAAACGGCAGCGCCGATGAAATGCCGCGCACCGTCGTCAAGATTGACACTCCGTTCTGGATGGGCGTCACCGAGGTTACGAACGCCCAGTTCCATCAGTTCAATCCCGCTCACGACAACGGCGTCGTCGACCAACACAACAAAGACCACACTACCCCCGGTTATCCGACGCAAGATCCCAACTTCCCTGTCATCCGCGTGACGTGGGAGGAGGCGCGGACATTCTGCAACTGGATCGCGGGCCGCGTAGGCGAACCGTGTACCTTGCCCACCGAAGCTCAATGGGAATGGGCATGCCGCGCGGGCGCGGAAACGCCGTTCTGGTATGGCACGATGGACGCGGATTTCTCCACGTGCGCGAACCTGGCCGATGCGGCCATCCGTTTGTTGGCAGTGGCCGGCATCAACCCGCAACCCATTCAGAATCCTTCTCCCTACGAAGACTTCCTTCCGAAAGACAGCCGCTTTAACGACGGATGCCGCATCGTGACTGGCGTGGCGGCGTACCAACCCAATGCCTGGGGCTTGTACGACATGCACGGCAATGTGGCTGAATGGACTTCGTCCACGTATAAGCCGTATCCCTACGCGGCGGCGGATGGGAGGGAGGATGCCGATCTTTCCGCGAAGAAGGTCGTACGAGGCGGGTCGTGGATTGACAGGCCCTTTAGAGCCAGTTCATCGTTCCGATTGGCGTACGAGGCATGGCGTCCCGTGCACAATGTCGGATTCCGCGTGATCATTCCAGTATCCAACACAACCAAGACCGCAAAACGTGAACCCTGA
- a CDS encoding cell surface protein, producing MNRIRKMECHLFMAFALALTSLMGATRSEAEAFSAPIALVADASAEHVYVAECNSNTIAVLNLAKGTVAGKIALPESPSGLALSQDGTVLYVTNGTPAGKVLCVKIANSEILNAIAVGHTPGAPVISPDGKTLYVCNRYNNDVSVLNIAEGKEIARVRAVREPSAAVITPDGKSLFVANLLPAGPADGDFIAAAVTVIDTASNQVRATTLLPNGSSGVRGICVSADGKYVYVAHILARYQLPTTQLERGWMNTNALTILDAASGAAVNTVLLDDVELGAANPWGVACSADGKYVCVAHAGTHEISVIDRAALHTKLDKVAAGEHVSEVSTTPADVPNDLSFLTGMRRRLSLDGLGPRALLVLGHSAVTAEYFSDTVEIVDIAKDPAPSTKSIALSQGAETTPQRQGEMLFNDARMCFQHWQSCASCHPDARADGLNWDLLNDGIGNPKNTKNMLFTHSTPPVMSRGVRETAEQAVRSGMKFIQFAVRPEEDAVKIDLYLKSLKPVPSPLLENGELSSAAQRGKDIFTKAACNTCHAGVLYTDLKEYEVGTGKGMDEGKPFDTPSLNEVWRTAPYLSDGRAATMLEVLTKFNPDGKHGATQGLTETELSELAAYILSL from the coding sequence ATGAATAGAATTCGGAAAATGGAATGCCATCTCTTCATGGCGTTCGCTTTGGCCCTGACATCGCTGATGGGGGCAACCCGCTCTGAAGCTGAGGCATTCAGCGCTCCAATCGCTCTCGTTGCCGACGCCAGCGCCGAACACGTGTATGTCGCAGAATGCAACAGCAACACGATCGCCGTGCTGAATCTCGCGAAAGGAACAGTCGCTGGTAAGATCGCATTGCCGGAATCACCCTCCGGATTGGCCCTGTCGCAGGATGGCACTGTGCTCTATGTCACGAACGGGACGCCTGCCGGAAAGGTCTTGTGCGTCAAGATCGCCAACAGCGAGATTCTTAACGCGATCGCGGTGGGACACACCCCGGGTGCGCCCGTGATTAGCCCCGATGGTAAGACCTTGTATGTCTGCAATCGGTACAACAACGATGTCTCGGTTCTCAATATCGCAGAGGGGAAGGAGATTGCCCGTGTACGGGCCGTGCGGGAACCGTCCGCTGCGGTCATCACCCCGGACGGCAAATCGCTGTTCGTCGCCAATCTGCTTCCTGCGGGGCCTGCCGATGGCGATTTTATTGCCGCAGCAGTAACGGTAATCGACACGGCCTCCAATCAAGTTCGCGCTACTACCTTACTTCCCAACGGAAGTTCTGGCGTCCGTGGAATCTGCGTTTCCGCGGATGGCAAGTATGTCTATGTCGCTCACATCCTTGCGCGTTATCAATTGCCGACCACGCAGCTTGAACGCGGTTGGATGAACACCAATGCATTGACCATTCTCGACGCGGCTTCCGGCGCCGCCGTCAACACCGTGCTGCTGGACGACGTGGAGTTGGGCGCGGCCAATCCATGGGGTGTGGCCTGTTCAGCAGACGGGAAGTACGTTTGCGTGGCGCACGCGGGAACACACGAAATCAGCGTTATCGATCGCGCGGCCCTGCACACGAAACTGGACAAAGTGGCCGCTGGCGAACATGTCAGCGAAGTTTCGACTACGCCCGCCGACGTGCCCAATGACCTGTCCTTCTTGACCGGAATGAGGCGCAGGTTAAGTCTGGACGGCCTTGGTCCACGTGCCCTGCTCGTGCTCGGGCACTCCGCCGTAACGGCCGAGTACTTCTCGGATACCGTCGAAATCGTCGATATAGCCAAAGACCCGGCGCCATCGACAAAGAGCATCGCTTTGTCGCAAGGCGCGGAGACCACGCCGCAACGCCAGGGCGAGATGCTTTTTAACGATGCGCGCATGTGCTTTCAGCATTGGCAAAGCTGCGCGAGTTGTCACCCCGATGCTCGTGCAGACGGCCTCAACTGGGACTTGCTGAATGACGGAATTGGCAATCCCAAGAACACCAAAAACATGCTCTTCACGCACAGCACGCCTCCCGTCATGAGCCGCGGCGTTCGTGAAACCGCCGAGCAGGCAGTGCGCTCTGGGATGAAGTTCATCCAGTTCGCCGTGCGCCCCGAGGAAGATGCCGTCAAGATCGACCTCTATCTGAAGTCGCTCAAACCGGTCCCGAGCCCGCTGCTGGAGAACGGCGAACTCAGCTCGGCGGCGCAACGTGGCAAGGACATCTTCACCAAAGCAGCGTGCAACACCTGCCATGCCGGCGTTCTGTACACCGATTTGAAGGAGTATGAAGTTGGAACGGGGAAAGGCATGGACGAAGGCAAGCCCTTCGACACGCCGAGCCTCAATGAAGTGTGGCGCACGGCTCCGTACCTGAGCGATGGCCGCGCCGCGACCATGCTTGAGGTACTCACAAAATTCAATCCTGACGGCAAACACGGTGCTACTCAGGGCCTGACCGAAACCGAATTGAGCGAGTTGGCAGCCTATATCCTTTCCCTATAA